TAGTTACGAATTACGCTATTTTAAGTACATCGATATTTAAAAGGGAATGTGCATTTCCATTACTTTTTCGCAACtttaaaacttaacaaaaactTACTATTACGCCTATTAATTAAAGTTTGcacactaaattttactaaaagaaattagATTCATATACAAATGCATTAGATTTCATTCCGTCGTTGCTGCTGTAATACTCACAAATCCCACGAGAATAAATGGTGCTTTACAAGCATGTCACGGACACCATCCTTCAGTGGTTGTGACTCTTTGCCCCTTTTAGGCGGTAATTCCCAGTCTGGATTCAAATTGAAAGCGAAttgtgaaagtattcgaagtTCACATTTGATTTGCACCCAGCCTGGCGAATCAATATAACTCCAGGGATAATACCACTTCTGTACAACTTCCTGACACGAACACAACACTTCCAGCCACAAATGTAGCACCTGTTCATTCAGTCCAAGGCATATAAGTGAGCGTAACTTGACATCCATTTGCGCATGCGCCTCATCGTGTGATTGATTAACTGCCTGCACGCAGCGAAACAATAGCTCTTCCGGTGTCAATACTTTGCCATCTTCATCCAAGCGATATGTCTTACATAGCACTAGGCGGCTGTAAACCGATTCGAAATCTTTCTCAACTTCACGAGTGGCTGCCTCTTCAATGAAAAGCCATGGATGTATTGGACCACCCAGAAACGAGGGTCTCTTCATGCCATGTTCGAGAAAAGCTTTAATCGATGGCGCCAATGTACCGCGCACCAAATCTGTTACGGTTTCAGAAATCGCATCGTCGCCAGCCGAAGTGTATAGCTTACTGCGCTCGTCTAGCAACTCAACGAATTTGGCAGGGAACCAGCCGCGCAGTCCATTTAGTTCTCCCACCCAACAGTGTTCATCCTTTTGACTAATTATTGTGATGATGTCGTTTTTACGGAAGCCCAATTCGTCATCATCATGTCGTTCGAAGTCGTGTAACGCCTTCGCTCTTCTTTTCCGTCGACGCGCCacattaatgaaattttcatgaTCCTTCGCATGCGAATCAGTGCTATAATTTGCTGTCAATTGTATGTGTGCTGCCAATTTTGGCTCAATGGTAATGAAGTGGCGCGCTACTTTCAATATTGCCTCACGTAAGTCTACCAGAATTTCGGTCTGTCGTATATTCTTATTTTTCAGTTCCACAGAATCTGGCTCGCCACGAAAGAGGAGCGTTTCTAAGATAGATTTGCTTTTTCGCACTTGTCGGCGAGCCAAATGTTGTTTGGGTAGATTCGGGACCGCCTCAGGATTACCAACAAGTCCACCTTGGTCTGCCATAAGATAGGCAAGATGCCGTCGACGATGAGTGTCAATGACAGTTTGACTTAAAGAGCCACCCACCTCAAGGGCTTGATGGAAAAGTATCTAcaatatatatgtttacattTTAAGACTTTAAGATTACTTAGAAAAATGGCCAAACAAACCTGAACGTCATCCACTTCGCCAGGTATGTCAGATAAGGAATTGAATATCTGAGCGGAGTTCTCAAGATTTTGCAAATCCTTTTCTTTCAGCTTCAGCATACCCAACGTGAGTTGGAAGAGAACAATGCTGCCGTCATAAAAAAACCAATCCCAAATGCGCACCAATATCTTCATATGTACTACATTGGCGAATAGTGTCAGAAACCAATGTAATGTTATAAGCGATAACTCGATGTCGTGTTTCTTCAGTGTTTCATCAACCGATGTTAGATAATTAGCAATCAAAGTTTGCATAACACGTTGATCAGCTTGTATGCCCAATAATGTTGAGGAATAGTACGAAGCGGGTAACAAATCTTCTACTATAGTCGCCATCATCCAGAAAGCATTTTCTTCCTCCATGAAAAGCAGCAAGCAAGCGGCTATTACACCAGTACCTTGACAGTAACCGATATCTGGAAAAAGCCAAGCGATGCCGCGTAGTATCCGGCGCAGACGTGGTATTCCTGTGCCATGCGGGTTGCTGAAGCACGCATTTGTTGGTAGTATACGCAAGAGATCTTTCTCAATTTGTTTTGAGGTCATAAGTTGATCATTCCCTGAggctaaataaataatacattaaataaataatcacaAAAACATCACTGCTGCAAATTGTCACCTTTAACAATATCGTGATAACTTGTTTCGCTTTTCTGCTTTTTGGCCAATGCGCCAGATAATCGCATCCACATTTGCGCTCGTAATGAGTGGGGTATACCCTCACGAACCATACTACGCAATTTTTCAGTGCGTGGGAGCATAACATCTACATTTTCCCAAGTTAATTCAGTAGCCTCTTTGTTGTGTGAAAACTCTAAGTGCGCAATCCATTGTAAACGTTGTTGGGCATCTTCTACGAATGGCTGGGAAAGCagtttgtttgaactttgttcTGGACCGTCCTCCTCTTCCACCCGAAAACCGAATTCGTCAAAACGATAATCAGGTTGATCGTTCGGACCAGTTGGTTCTGCCTCGGGTTGGCCCAGCTTCGCAAGAATCTCTTGCGGCCACATTGATGGCGTTAGTGCAGAGAACGGACCACCGGGACTTGGTCGTAAGCCATCAATCACACACAGTTCTTCCATCATTGGTGGCAGTTCATCCAAATTGTCATCTTCCGAACAGTTTGTCTGCAACTTTTTCTGATTAcgattcattttaatttttagataaaaagaTAAAGATATGATAAGCAGCGTTGAATATGTGAAAGGAGAGCTGAAAATTGCTTACAATATGTTCTTCGCGTCCAACATAACCATCATGTCCTCGGCCGAAAAAACTTTccatagtttttaattaaagccTCGTGGcgcttatattttataaattagatttttcctacacttttattaattattgacaaatatcttttaaaaataatgatttcaCTTTTCTCGATAATAATAGGACAGAGTTTTTGACACTTGTGGGTGCCTTTGTTGACATGGGATTAATGGTAAACAGtgttggaaaataatattttgtacatgaTAATTTAGGAgagaaataacaacaaagtttTTGTGGGATTAAAAATTTACTCACTATTTGTTAAATAGAATTACCGTTAACTGCTTAATTATGTCTCAACTTGTTTGTATTTCAaataacaattgaaaaaataacagattttgttttatttcggaAATATCAACCATTCAGATTAAAAAGTACTTAGTAGAATTAAtggtttttgtattattaaacaCTTCTTAGTCTTcgataaaacatttaattttgtactctcaaatgcatttttttaacaacaacagATCAAAAAATAACCCGTTGTTTTCTAACTGGGTAATTAATTCAAAGGCTGgtatcagagaacgtatatttatataaatataacgtatataaatatacgttctctggtatgtTCTTACTCTCGCTctctgtttatttgtttatctaTTGTCAAATACAGCTGATAGCAAAAGAGAAATTTTTGTCTGcgtttacaaataaatttggatGGGTAGacataactttttaattaataaattttgtactcgattataaaataaaagtgtgcaTAAATATGAATGTTAAACCAATAATTACATGTAAGTTGGTAAATGTAATAACAATTGCTTTTCAAAgatcaaacttttatttttaaagattcGGGAGCTGGGCCATTATTTCGTTCTTTGGAAGCACAAATTCTCAACGCTATTCCACTAGATACCTGCGAATGGAGACGTACATTTCATCGCCCCACCAAGCAAGTGCGTTTAGAAGCACAAGCACAACCTTTCAACGTAAACGTGTTGGAAAAGTATAAGAAAGGAGAATGGAGTATACTGGAGCAcccaattttacatatattcgTTACGGAGTGCAatgtattttgaaacaaattagtTCTTAACTTTTGCACCTATATAAAATCCATTTGATTACAGGATTTGGATACTTATAAAGCAAACGCgcatgaagaaattaaaaattggttAAAGCAGTTGACAGCATTTGGTATTTCTGATTGGATGATATTATTAGTGGAGACCCTGGATGTACGCAAAGCAAAAAACATATTACCACGTACGACAGTGTTGGATAAAATACGACAAGATTTTGCTACGAAGAATGACGATCGTTGTATCTCGGTGCTAAATCCTGCGAAATTCGAACAAAAATCTGCTGAATCTTTCCGTTGTTTAGTCCAACGCATCAggttagttatttttttatatattataaattatctTACAATTATCTCAGCACATGTGTTTATATATAGGTTTTTAATGCTCGCTAGTTATAATCGcaatattgctaaatatgagGAACTCATACGTAGTAGACGAGAAAAACGAAATCATGAAGGCTGGGACTTTCGCCAATATTTCTTTATGCAAGAAGACTTAGCACTTGTATTTGAGAAACTTGAATTACACACCGAAGCACTTATACAATATGACGAGTTGGACGCCATGTTCTCGCAATTTATAACTAACTCGGGTTTTGgcgaaaaacaaaaatggttgGAATACTTCAAGCAACCATTATGTTCTTTTCATGGTATCTGTTTAAATCGACGAGATAAATTTGAAAtacgcaaaaaaattaaaaacagccCAGTATCCATATTGGAATTTCGAAATTACCTTTTTGAGCGTCAAGCGCATCTTTTGCAGCAAAACAATGAAACACCCGAAATCGCTAGAAGACtgttaaatttcttattttctaCTTTACGTGAAATAGAACTTGTCAAATTAGATACTCCGGAGGGTGCTCTGTCATGCTGGGAATTCGTTTGTGCTTTGGAAGTTCTACAAACGTGTGAGCAGGCCATGGAACCGAATGAAGTTATCTGTTTTCAACATTGCGCTCCCATCTGGAATCTAGCAAAGGATAAATTATACGAATTGGGAAAATTGTGTGGCTTACTCCCCGGCTTTACGCCTACGTCCGAACAATTGCACATCGTCGTACAGTTATCAGCGGGTATTGGTGATTCACCGCTAGAGCAGTCGCAGTTTTTGAATCCCACACCGCAGATCTCAGAGCAAAGACGCGACCGCTCGCCTAATCGTCGACCTAAGAAATCGGCAACAGATCAACTGAAAGAAGCTTTAGGATCTAATCAAGCATTTGAAAAACTTTATCTGGAATTAGCTGAATTAGCTATTAGTACATACAAACACGTTTCACGAACTCGTTCAGCGCGACTAGTGGGCTTGGACTTGGGTAATTTTTATTGTGCACTCAATGAGCCACACAAGGCTGTTGGTTTCTTTACCGACTTATTGCGCGAATTAAAGGCTGAAAATTGGCACACATTAAGCTCTCAAACATTGTTGGAACTAGCTAACTGTTACCGCAAAATGGGGGACTCGTTGGCCTATACGAAAACATGTAGTTCCATTTCTTGTTGCCAAGAGCTGGAAATGCTGGTACGCTCATTTTATTTCGATGAGTTTCTCAAATCGGTGAAGACAATGACTACTACTTTATCTGCACAACCTTCAATGGAGAATGCCAATTACTGCGTGCTGGAAGATCATTTTCGCATTTGTGATATAAATGTGCTCAATGCTGAACCAATAATACAGGATGACATAGTGTTAGTACAGTTAAAACTGGAGAGCTTATATCCACGTGAAGTAGTCGCTGAAAGCATACAATTCTCCTACGAGATGCATGTCGCGCCACTGACTGGTGAGGCCACAACCCCACCTTCAATGCTGGTGGTTAGTGGCACGAAAGGTGGAAAGCTTACTAAAGCACCAACGGCATCGCCACTCAAAGAGTCGCGTCTGAAAATGTCACTTCGTTTAGACTACAAACAGGATAACACGCTGGATTGCGCATCGGTAGCATGCGACCTGCCCAAAGTCAAACAACCGGTGCGTCGCACGAGTAGCACCAAACGCAAGCTTTCGCCCAGTGTCCAGTCggattttacaaatttcgtatCCGTGGAGAACATCGCTATACAACCTGGCACTAATATAATCGAACTGAAATCGAAAGCGACGCGTGTGGGCACTTGGGATTTCAAACAGGTATGCTAATTATGAATTCCATTGTAGTATATTGATGAAGTAATgtctttgtgtttgttttagATGCGCATTTCTATATCTCAATTGGAATTTTTCTCCGAGCATTTGCCTTTCAGAGTACCACCATTTGTGATCACTACCAAACCGGCTGAGGCGGTGCTGAACTTCAAGAACTTAATTGCTGGCATTGAGCAGCCGGTACGCCTAACTGTTTCAGGCGGCAGCTTCATTTTTCCAGCGGATGCCAAAATAACACTGAAATGCTCAAAAAATCTGCGCATACGCATGGCGCGTTCAAAGGAAAACAGCCAGCCACTAAGTGACAAGGACGGCATTCTTCAAGAAAGCACCATGGACACAAAATCTAACACCGTTGTGCAAGACGATTCTACATTTAGCAGTGTGCTGCAAGTGTCTTTGCACAATTTCAAGTCTTTTGAGGAACGTGAAATCGCTTTGGAAGTGCTAACCGATTTGCCAGGCCGCAAAATATCGAAACATTTGGAGCATTATGTTACACTGACATGCCCCTGGTCACGCAATGAGCTGCAGATTGCGATTGATTTTCAACCGGCGCTTGAGGCTCAATGTCGACTGCATACGTGTGGCACGCAAAAGTTTTTGCATGTCGTCATGAAGGGGCTCGAGGCGAATTTATACCTAACCGAAGCCAAGGTGAAATGTGATGTGGCGGGTGTGCGTTTAATGGATCTGAATCCACCAACGCAGTCATGTGTTGTAGGCATCTTACTAGCGTtatgcatatttaattttactagtTGAAATTAATagcttcttttttatttagcaaatcTATAAAGGTCTGACGGTATCttatctttatgaaattcaaGTGGAGCCTCTAAAGGCGGAGATAGAGCTGCCTGCGGTCATCAAGGtgcactttataacaaaatactcAACTGTTGAAAATCCACAATTGTTACGCAACTACGGCTGCGCTTTCGATTTGGTGGATTATACAACACTTTTCAAGGTGCAGACTCAACTTGAGCCGAACGAGCTGTGTCGTTTACGCTCAGTGtgtaatttgaatttgaaaataaccAAGGTGCATGAAAATCCCTACGTGGATCTTATGTACGAGGTGCTGAGTGATCAGAATTTATGGGCCGTTTGTGGGCGTTCCGCAGGTTGGTCATATTTGATATATACgtttatatttttagattttatttgaaatgGTAAAAGTGAAGTAATTTGTTTGgagtaaaatataatttggttattattatgtataaagAGAATTCCATCCGATTGGGAAAAGCACCATTTTTGTACCTTGAACGGGGTatgttaagtttgccatgaagtttgtaacaaagGGAAGGTAATGCTGGAGaccttattaaatattatattggtAGAGATAATTGGCTTAACGAGCCAAGTCCATTTTTTCATGTCTTTCTggatgtctgtatatacgcaaatcgctgaatttttgagatatcgcgctgaaattttgcatacgtgctttaatttccaaaaagctgctcatttgtcggaaccgccgatatcggaccactatagcatatagctgccatacaaaatgaacgttCAACAGCAAGTAgttgtatgaaaaacatttttatttgataagttatcttcacgaaatttggcataaattattaacTGAAAGAACGCTACaaaatctgaagaaatttttttgattcggataactatagcatatagctaccatataaactgaacgatccttGAACGacacttgtatggaaaacttttttatttgttgagatatcttaacgatatttggcataaattattgttCAAGCCAACCGTACCaactccgaacaaattgttcagatcggaccactgcagcatatagctgccatacaaactgtaagATCAAAATAAAGACTTTGTATGGAAACTATTTATTTGCGGGGGTATTCTAGCTTCGTTGCAAAcgaagttaacattttgtttttgcataaatttatttgcCGCAATCGGTGCGTAGCATAAGTCAACGAATTCTTTACTTTGCCAttatctttatatatgtatgtatgtatgtacgtatatacattaagttttttaaattcttcATGTATAGTAacaacttttctttattttaatttaacttttacgAAAAGTATGCGGTGAGTAACCTTTTCGttttatatagaaaacatattagatttataattttcattcacACTCTCATAAAATATAAGATgcttatatgaattttttaccGTTACAGGCGTCGTTTCAATGAAAGATGTGAATAGTCACTCAATCTCCTTGGATGTGATGCCATTGAGCACGGGTTTCCTACCCATGCCGAATATACGCTTGTCACGTTATACAGCCGgtggcaaaaacaaaactgaCACACACTCCAAGGTGACCCCATTTCCGCAAGGACAAGTATACAATAGCACCAAAAGCATGCAGATACACGTTATAGCCAGCAGCAATGGTGAACAATAGAGTtaaatggaaaatgaaaaagaatgAATATTTACCAATTAACTATAGTTATTTTATTCAAAGGCAATCTGTGAAAGTATTATTGTTgcaatattttggaaaaaatagtgtttgtattcaaaaaaaaaattagtttgtttAATAGTTTACTTGTAAGGAAATGCTAATGACTCATCGCATtgtaattttttgctaaaattataGATGTACTGAAATTGCATACTCTTACTGTAATGTGGAAAGTTCGCCCAGGCACTTTTATAATTTGATGACATGTTTCTAAAACAGTTAAAATGTTTGATTGGGCTCATATGTTAATGGTCTTTGCCCTCTTAGTGATCTTTCGTTTTGgatttttctattatatatttcaGTGAAGGGTGGCttatacaaattaatattacatatattataactaATAAACTTGcatttctcaaaaatatatatatgtatgtatgtatatggttttaTCTATCTTTTACCATACAGAATTCATATTCAAGAATTATTGTGCATAAAAGTtgtatattgaatttttctagAAAACCTCTTTTATTGTAAAAACACTATAATTCATTGGACAATTTCTCGATTTGTTCACGATGCAACCGATAAAAATGCCACTCCTCACTCTCGGTCAAATCCTCGGCACCCATACGATTATAGAATTTTCGCGCTGGATTCCAGCCAAGCACATGAAAATCCAGGCGTTGACAGCCATATTCCTTCGCTTTTGCCGCAACAGCACTGAACATGTAAGCGCCGGCACCCAGCTTACGATATGCGGGACGCACGTAAATGTCTTCAAGAAAATAGGATTTCCCTTGCCATGTTGAGTAGGCGTAGAAGCAAATGCTATAGCCGATGGTGACGCTGTTAAGGGCGAATAAGAAAGAAAGAATTAAGGACTAAGTTATTAAAGCTATGTATGGTGAGAGTATACATAGGTATTGCCAATTGGATTTGTATTGTTGTGTGTAAATTGTGATTTGTTGAGAATGGTTGAAATGTGTGCCGAACTTATCAGTAGACAAACAGAGGTGAATGGAGAAAAGTATGCAGAAATGTAGACATATAActtttatgtatgcatgtacaaatgtatatacatatatccgcaCGTGCATGTATGGGTGATTTGCTTTTCAAATTGATACATTTTGTTCCAGCTTATCGGTGTCTAATGGCAAATATTTAAGGTGGACTATGTCAGCGGGTATTTGTCTATGTCAACCTTTTTGATGGGTTCTTATGTGTAAACAATGTAAGCagtgtataaatacatacatatatacataaatatttcggTGTCTACGTATATTCTGATTTGTGATTTATTTGAGGAGCGCTCATAATGGTTTCGGTTTGCAATAGCTATTGTTTTATAGAAAATGCAatcgtacataagtatgtatataaatgctaCATAGCATTAATGATGAAATAAGCTGTGAGCATATTCATTAAGAATAAGTTTGAACTCgccgcaacaacaataacaactataaATTTGAATATCTATTCACCGGCAAAAATTTCCGGCAAGTCTTGACGGCAAATTACTTACGGCGTGGGTTGTTCTGCACTTTGCTGGTCGAGCACATATATATGACAAAATTCCTGTCCACCGTCGAGTCCTGCGTCGCGTATTAAATCTGCAAAGAAAATACATGTGTTACAaatgcagatatgtatgtatgcttatgaTCAAGTTTAAATGTAAGTTAAATATACTTACCTTTCTCTGTTAGTTTCGGACCATCGCTCATCTTTTCGAAATCAGCCAACTCCTAGGGGGAAAAAAAGAGACACATCACTAAATTGCCAAGCCTACATGCAATTCAATATTCGAATCCGATTTATAATCAAATATATGTCTGattattattctttttcacTCACCTGTATCATTTCACGTACCGCGCCGATATCGTCGATTTTTGCACGTCTAAAGGTGAATATTGGTTTAGACGCCATCGCTTTTTCTATGAATTAATTACTGATGTTTTTAATTTAGGATTAAAAATAATACTCTATTTTGCAAATTACTCAGCTCGCTGTTTTCTAAAGATTCGCTTATCAGGAAAATTTAGTCAAACTGACATGTTATCATTAGAATGGTCATTAAAGCAAATTTAGGGTTGCCATGCCAAACATTTTTTcggttattttaaaaattagaatgaaaaCGACTA
The sequence above is drawn from the Bactrocera tryoni isolate S06 chromosome 1, CSIRO_BtryS06_freeze2, whole genome shotgun sequence genome and encodes:
- the LOC120782400 gene encoding small G protein signaling modulator 3 homolog isoform X1 yields the protein MESFFGRGHDGYVGREEHIKKLQTNCSEDDNLDELPPMMEELCVIDGLRPSPGGPFSALTPSMWPQEILAKLGQPEAEPTGPNDQPDYRFDEFGFRVEEEDGPEQSSNKLLSQPFVEDAQQRLQWIAHLEFSHNKEATELTWENVDVMLPRTEKLRSMVREGIPHSLRAQMWMRLSGALAKKQKSETSYHDIVKASGNDQLMTSKQIEKDLLRILPTNACFSNPHGTGIPRLRRILRGIAWLFPDIGYCQGTGVIAACLLLFMEEENAFWMMATIVEDLLPASYYSSTLLGIQADQRVMQTLIANYLTSVDETLKKHDIELSLITLHWFLTLFANVVHMKILVRIWDWFFYDGSIVLFQLTLGMLKLKEKDLQNLENSAQIFNSLSDIPGEVDDVQILFHQALEVGGSLSQTVIDTHRRRHLAYLMADQGGLVGNPEAVPNLPKQHLARRQVRKSKSILETLLFRGEPDSVELKNKNIRQTEILVDLREAILKVARHFITIEPKLAAHIQLTANYSTDSHAKDHENFINVARRRKRRAKALHDFERHDDDELGFRKNDIITIISQKDEHCWVGELNGLRGWFPAKFVELLDERSKLYTSAGDDAISETVTDLVRGTLAPSIKAFLEHGMKRPSFLGGPIHPWLFIEEAATREVEKDFESVYSRLVLCKTYRLDEDGKVLTPEELLFRCVQAVNQSHDEAHAQMDVKLRSLICLGLNEQVLHLWLEVLCSCQEVVQKWYYPWSYIDSPGWVQIKCELRILSQFAFNLNPDWELPPKRGKESQPLKDGVRDMLVKHHLFSWDL
- the LOC120782400 gene encoding small G protein signaling modulator 3 homolog isoform X2; amino-acid sequence: MESFFGRGHDGYVGREEHITNCSEDDNLDELPPMMEELCVIDGLRPSPGGPFSALTPSMWPQEILAKLGQPEAEPTGPNDQPDYRFDEFGFRVEEEDGPEQSSNKLLSQPFVEDAQQRLQWIAHLEFSHNKEATELTWENVDVMLPRTEKLRSMVREGIPHSLRAQMWMRLSGALAKKQKSETSYHDIVKASGNDQLMTSKQIEKDLLRILPTNACFSNPHGTGIPRLRRILRGIAWLFPDIGYCQGTGVIAACLLLFMEEENAFWMMATIVEDLLPASYYSSTLLGIQADQRVMQTLIANYLTSVDETLKKHDIELSLITLHWFLTLFANVVHMKILVRIWDWFFYDGSIVLFQLTLGMLKLKEKDLQNLENSAQIFNSLSDIPGEVDDVQILFHQALEVGGSLSQTVIDTHRRRHLAYLMADQGGLVGNPEAVPNLPKQHLARRQVRKSKSILETLLFRGEPDSVELKNKNIRQTEILVDLREAILKVARHFITIEPKLAAHIQLTANYSTDSHAKDHENFINVARRRKRRAKALHDFERHDDDELGFRKNDIITIISQKDEHCWVGELNGLRGWFPAKFVELLDERSKLYTSAGDDAISETVTDLVRGTLAPSIKAFLEHGMKRPSFLGGPIHPWLFIEEAATREVEKDFESVYSRLVLCKTYRLDEDGKVLTPEELLFRCVQAVNQSHDEAHAQMDVKLRSLICLGLNEQVLHLWLEVLCSCQEVVQKWYYPWSYIDSPGWVQIKCELRILSQFAFNLNPDWELPPKRGKESQPLKDGVRDMLVKHHLFSWDL
- the LOC120774226 gene encoding trafficking protein particle complex subunit 10 isoform X1; protein product: MNVKPIITYSGAGPLFRSLEAQILNAIPLDTCEWRRTFHRPTKQVRLEAQAQPFNVNVLEKYKKGEWSILEHPILHIFVTECNDLDTYKANAHEEIKNWLKQLTAFGISDWMILLVETLDVRKAKNILPRTTVLDKIRQDFATKNDDRCISVLNPAKFEQKSAESFRCLVQRIRFLMLASYNRNIAKYEELIRSRREKRNHEGWDFRQYFFMQEDLALVFEKLELHTEALIQYDELDAMFSQFITNSGFGEKQKWLEYFKQPLCSFHGICLNRRDKFEIRKKIKNSPVSILEFRNYLFERQAHLLQQNNETPEIARRLLNFLFSTLREIELVKLDTPEGALSCWEFVCALEVLQTCEQAMEPNEVICFQHCAPIWNLAKDKLYELGKLCGLLPGFTPTSEQLHIVVQLSAGIGDSPLEQSQFLNPTPQISEQRRDRSPNRRPKKSATDQLKEALGSNQAFEKLYLELAELAISTYKHVSRTRSARLVGLDLGNFYCALNEPHKAVGFFTDLLRELKAENWHTLSSQTLLELANCYRKMGDSLAYTKTCSSISCCQELEMLVRSFYFDEFLKSVKTMTTTLSAQPSMENANYCVLEDHFRICDINVLNAEPIIQDDIVLVQLKLESLYPREVVAESIQFSYEMHVAPLTGEATTPPSMLVVSGTKGGKLTKAPTASPLKESRLKMSLRLDYKQDNTLDCASVACDLPKVKQPVRRTSSTKRKLSPSVQSDFTNFVSVENIAIQPGTNIIELKSKATRVGTWDFKQMRISISQLEFFSEHLPFRVPPFVITTKPAEAVLNFKNLIAGIEQPVRLTVSGGSFIFPADAKITLKCSKNLRIRMARSKENSQPLSDKDGILQESTMDTKSNTVVQDDSTFSSVLQVSLHNFKSFEEREIALEVLTDLPGRKISKHLEHYVTLTCPWSRNELQIAIDFQPALEAQCRLHTCGTQKFLHVVMKGLEANLYLTEAKVKCDVAGVRLMDLNPPTQSCVQIYKGLTVSYLYEIQVEPLKAEIELPAVIKVHFITKYSTVENPQLLRNYGCAFDLVDYTTLFKVQTQLEPNELCRLRSVCNLNLKITKVHENPYVDLMYEVLSDQNLWAVCGRSAVCGVVSMKDVNSHSISLDVMPLSTGFLPMPNIRLSRYTAGGKNKTDTHSKVTPFPQGQVYNSTKSMQIHVIASSNGEQ
- the LOC120774226 gene encoding trafficking protein particle complex subunit 10 isoform X2 yields the protein MNVKPIITYSGAGPLFRSLEAQILNAIPLDTCEWRRTFHRPTKQVRLEAQAQPFNVNVLEKYKKGEWSILEHPILHIFVTECNDLDTYKANAHEEIKNWLKQLTAFGISDWMILLVETLDVRKAKNILPRTTVLDKIRQDFATKNDDRCISVLNPAKFEQKSAESFRCLVQRIRFLMLASYNRNIAKYEELIRSRREKRNHEGWDFRQYFFMQEDLALVFEKLELHTEALIQYDELDAMFSQFITNSGFGEKQKWLEYFKQPLCSFHGICLNRRDKFEIRKKIKNSPVSILEFRNYLFERQAHLLQQNNETPEIARRLLNFLFSTLREIELVKLDTPEGALSCWEFVCALEVLQTCEQAMEPNEVICFQHCAPIWNLAKDKLYELGKLCGLLPGFTPTSEQLHIVVQLSAGIGDSPLEQSQFLNPTPQISEQRRDRSPNRRPKKSATDQLKEALGSNQAFEKLYLELAELAISTYKHVSRTRSARLVGLDLGNFYCALNEPHKAVGFFTDLLRELKAENWHTLSSQTLLELANCYRKMGDSLAYTKTCSSISCCQELEMLVRSFYFDEFLKSVKTMTTTLSAQPSMENANYCVLEDHFRICDINVLNAEPIIQDDIVLVQLKLESLYPREVVAESIQFSYEMHVAPLTGEATTPPSMLVVSGTKGGKLTKAPTASPLKESRLKMSLRLDYKQDNTLDCASVACDLPKVKQPVRRTSSTKRKLSPSVQSDFTNFVSVENIAIQPGTNIIELKSKATRVGTWDFKQMRISISQLEFFSEHLPFRVPPFVITTKPAEAVLNFKNLIAGIEQPVRLTVSGGSFIFPADAKITLKCSKNLRIRMARSKENSQPLSDKDGILQESTMDTKSNTVVQDDSTFSSVLQVSLHNFKSFEEREIALEVLTDLPGRKISKHLEHYVTLTCPWSRNELQIAIDFQPALEAQCRLHTCGTQKFLHVVMKGLEANLYLTEAKVKCDVAGVRLMDLNPPTQSCVQIYKGLTVSYLYEIQVEPLKAEIELPAVIKVHFITKYSTVENPQLLRNYGCAFDLVDYTTLFKVQTQLEPNELCRLRSVCNLNLKITKVHENPYVDLMYEVLSDQNLWAVCGRSAGVVSMKDVNSHSISLDVMPLSTGFLPMPNIRLSRYTAGGKNKTDTHSKVTPFPQGQVYNSTKSMQIHVIASSNGEQ
- the LOC120774241 gene encoding thialysine N-epsilon-acetyltransferase, translating into MASKPIFTFRRAKIDDIGAVREMIQELADFEKMSDGPKLTEKDLIRDAGLDGGQEFCHIYVLDQQSAEQPTPVTIGYSICFYAYSTWQGKSYFLEDIYVRPAYRKLGAGAYMFSAVAAKAKEYGCQRLDFHVLGWNPARKFYNRMGAEDLTESEEWHFYRLHREQIEKLSNEL